TTTGAATGACATCTTCCAGATTGGTCCATTTTGGATTCCAACCCAGTACGGATCTTGCTTTGGCAGACGAAGCCACCAGTACAGCTGGATCACCCGCACGACGTGGTTCCTGTACAACCGGAATATCCAGTCCGGTTACTTTCTTAGCCGTCTCAATAACCTGTTTAACAGAGAAGCCTTGACCGTTGCCCAGGTTGAACACGTTGCTGTTCTCCCCTTTACGGAGATAATCTACGGCCCGCAGATGCGCATCCGCCAGATCACTTACGTGGATGTAATCACGTACACAGGTTCCGTCTTCTGTCGCGTAGTCGTCACCGAACACGGCGATGTGTGGACGTTGTTTCAATGCCGTTTGCAGTACGAGTGGGATAAGATGACTCTCCGGCTGGTGATCTTCACCGATTTTGCCGCTATCATGGGCTCCGGCAGCATTGAAGTAACGAAGGGAGACGTATTTGATTTCCTGTACTTTATCGAACCAGGACATCATGCGCTCCATCATCAGCTTGGTTTCACCATATACGTTCGTAGGCTCTGTGCGATCGCTCTCTTCAATCGGCACTTTCTCCGGCTCGCCGTAAGTAGCAGCCGTGGAGGAGAAGACGATGCGACGTACATTCGCTGCATTCATCGCTTCTAGCAGGCACAATGTGCCAAACACGTTGTTGTCATAGTATTTCACGGGATCTTTCATACTCTCGCCAACCAGTGAGTTAGCCGCAAAGTGGATGACTGCATCAATGGAGTTCTCAGCGAACAGCTTCGCCAGAAGTTCCTTGTCACGCAGATCACCTTCATACAATTTTCCGCCCAGCAGAGCTTCACGATGCCCTGTCTGCAAGTTATCCAGTACAACTACCTCTTCGCCACGCTCCAACAAAGCCGCTACCGTATGAGAACCAATATATCCTGCTCCACCTGTCACCAAAATCGCCATCTTACTTCGCCTCCTTCAATTCTTTAACGCCATCGCCTACTCCGCATACATAGAACTCGCCTTTGAGACTGGTACGTGCTTCATATGCCGCTCCAACTTCGCTTACAAAACGCTCTACATCGTCTTCATGCACAAGAGATACCGTACATCCACCGAATCCTGCACCAGTCATCCGAGCACCCAGAGTGCCTGGAATACGTTGAGCCTCTTCAACCATCACGTCCAGTTCTTCGCAGCTCACTTCATATAGATAACGAAGGGATTCATGAGAAGCATTCATCAGCTTGCCGAAGGTTTCCAGATCGTTATCACGCAGTGCATCCACCGATGCAAGTACACGTGCATTCTCTTCCACGACGTGCTGGGCACGCTGTCTTACCTTCTCATCTTTGATGTGATCCTGCAGTGTAACGAATTGTTCAGGTGTAAGTTGCGCCAGATAGTTCAGTGCAGGCAGTTGTTCTTTCAAAATGGCAAGTGCTTGCTCACATTGGGAGCGACGTTCGTTATAAGCCGAGTCCACCAACCCCCGACGTTTGTTCGTGTTACCAATGACCAGCTTGTAGGCGCCGGTACGGAATGGCACTTTTTCATATTCAAGGGTGTCACACATCAGCAGGATCGCATGATCCTCTGCTCCATTAGCTACAGCGAACTGGTCCATGATGCCACAGTTGACGCCAACGAATTCGTTCTCTGCCTTTTGGGACAGCAGCGCAAGTTGAACCGTATCAATATCATTCACACCTTCAAGCGACTGGATAGCAAACCCGGTAAGAACCTCCAGCGATGCGGAAGAGGAAAGTCCTGCGCCGTTCGGAATTTCTCCATGATAGAGGAAGTCATAACCTTTGGTTACTTTTACGCCTTTGCCTTGCAGTTCAACCATGACGCCTACCGGGTAATCCGTCCATTCCCCTGTTTTCTCTTTGCCAATGGAGGACGTATCCAGCGTTCCTTCATAGGGCATATTCGTGGAAGCCAACTGCAACTTGTTGTCCTCACGCTCACGGATAATCAAAGTGGTACCGAATTCAAGCGCAGCCGGAAGCACGTACCCCCCGTTATAGTCAATGTGCTCACCGATCAGATTCACCCGCCCAGGGGCATGGAACACACGGATGTCCGCTCCACTCTCTCCGTACTTGTCAATAAACTTTTGTTTCAATTCATTTATGTTCATTGCTGCTGCACCCCATCTCAATGTTGTTGGTTTTCTTAATGTTATTATACAAGAAGGCGGTTCCTCTTGAAATGCAACCATGTGTGTTCCATATGGATAAATGTGACCTTTCGACGTATAATGAATGGAACATCCAGGAAGGAAAGGAATGTCATCATGACTGAACAACGTAAGGAAGGTCTAACGGGGGATCCGATAAAACAAATTCCGGAAACCTCTGGCAAAAGTGGAGCACTCAGCTACTCGGTTGCCTCCAATCCTGTTTATTATGAAAAAGGGGCATTGCATGTCCTCTTTGCAGGGGCAAGCCAGACCCTTCCCGGTCACGCCCTTGGCCCGAAGCTATACGATTATTATCTATTGCATTATGTAGAAAAAGGAGCCGGTACGTTCCGTACTGAACTACATACCTACGAACTATCCGCAGGAGATTGTTTCCTTATTCAACCAGGGCAGCTTGTAAGCTACCAATCTCATGCCCGGAATCCCTGGCAATACCGCTGGATGGCCTTTACCGGCAGCCAGACTGCCAAGCATATAGAGGAAGCAGGTTTCCGTCCGGAAAAATCCGTCTTTCATGCCGGTCCTTCCTGCGGTATTTCCGATTGGTTATCCGTGATGCAGACGGCTTTTGCCAAGCGAAAAGAAAGCTCTCATTTTACATCATTGGGTACGTTATATATGATTCTAGCCGAGGCACAAAATCACCTTTCTCAGGGGCAAACCTTAGTACCAGGTGAATCTTCCATACGACGAACTGTAAAACAGATGATTCAATACATGTCTACTCAATATGCCTACCCTGTCTCGATTGAGCAAATGTCGGCCAGTCTTGGCTATAACCGTGCTTACCTGTCCCGCATTTTCAAACAGGAAACCGGACTATCACCAGTTACCTACCTGCTTAAACTGAGGATCGATAAATCGCGCCAACTGCTGCGGGAACGTCCGGATCTGTCCATTGAACAGGTATCGGCCTCCGTGGGGTTGCCAGATGCGCTGTATTTCTCCAAACAGTTCAAGCGATTCCATGGGGAAGCCCCTAGTCTGTACCGGGAGAACATTCTTAACAGGCCCTTGCATCAAGCGACACGCCAAGTACCACCGAACCAGCGATAATCCTGTAATCAAAAGTAGGATCTCCTATCGCCTAGGTCAGCATAAATAATAAAAGACAAAAAAGGTGCATCCCGCCATTATGGCTAAGATGCACCTTTTGAACTTTATTTATGATCCGGTTCCGGACGAAGAATCGATTCAATGCGCTCCAATTCCTCTGAGGAGAATTCCAACTGGCTGAGAGCAGCCACATTCTCTTCAATCTGCGAAGGACGACTTGCACCAATCAGCGCAGAGGTTACTTTGCCATCACGCAATACCCAGGCCAGAGCAAATTGGGCCAGACTCTGACCACGTGATGCTGCAATCTGGTTCAGAGCACGCACTTTGCGCAATGTCTCTGGCGAGATGTTGTTCTCATTCAGAAACACAGACGGGCCCTTGGCACGTGAATCTTCTGGAATACCGTTCAGATATTTGTTGGTGAGCACGCCTTGTGCCAATGGACAAAAAGCGATGCTGCCTGTTCCATACTCATCAAGTACATCCTGCAGCCCATCCTCAATCCAGCGATCCAGCATTGAATATTTGGGTTGATGAATCAACAGAGGTGTACCCAGACCTTTGAGAATCTCGGCCGCCTGCTTCGTCTGTTCTGCAGGATAGTTGGAGATGCCGACATACAATGCTTTGCCGGAACGAACAATATGGTCCAGCGCCATCATGGTTTCTTCCAGAGGTGTTTCGGGATCATAACGATGAGAATAAAAGATGTCTACGTAATCGAGACCCATGCGCTTCAAGCTCTGATTGAGACTGGAAACCAGGTTTTTACGAGAACCCCACTCACCGTAAGGTCCAGGCCACATATAGTACCCGGCTTTGGTGGAGATGACGAGTTCATCTCGATATGGCTTCAGATCCTGTGCCAATACCTGACCGAATAACTGCTCTGCCGAACCTGCCGGCGGACCATAATTGTTGGCAAGGTCAAAATGCGTAATGCCCAGATCAAACGAACGGGTAATCATATTTCGGCCGTTCTCCGCATTATTAATGCCACCAAAATTATGCCATAACCCAAGTGAAATCGCTGGCAGTTTCAAACCTGAACGTCCAACGCGGTTGTATTTCATTGTTTCGTAGCGTGCATCGCTGGCTACGTAGACCATCATGAATCCCTTCTTTCCCCAGGTTCCGCCTCTAGTTCCCGGTCCGTATGCCGGAGAATGCGGTTATTCGGACAATGTCGACTTACGTTTAACCAAAAAGCTGGTCCACCTTATTCATTACCTCACCAATAGGGTCTGTAATCAGCAAATCAGCTCGCCTGTCGTAAGCCGTAGGTGTAGCGTTCAGCAAGACCGTGTGTTTCCCTTGAAAGTACGTAATCAATTGTGCGGCAGGATACACCGTTAGTGAAGTTCCACCAACCAGCAGCAAATCTGCCGAGGACAGTGCGTCAACCGAACGATATAATATCGTCTGGTCCAGTTCTTCTTCATACAGCACGACGTCCGGCTTGATCACGCCACCACATTCAGTGCAACGAGGAACCGTATCTTTTGCCGTAATAATGTCATCCAACCCGTAAAATCTCTTGCAATCCATACAAGCGTTTCGATGGATCGAACCATGAAGCTCCAGGACATTGCTGCTGCCAGCCTTCTGGTGCAACCCGTCGATATTTTGCGTGATAACCGCCTGAAGTTTTCCTTCCTGCTCCAATCTGGCGAGCAGTCGATGGCAGCCGTTGGGCATCGCATTGGGATGAAGCATTTTGCCTCGATAAAAATCATAAAAAATATCAGCATGCTGATCAAAAAAATGTCGGCTCAGCAGCTCTTCCGGTGGGTAGGGTGAATGCTGCTCTGTCTGGTATAAGCCAGCGGCAGAGCGGAAGTCGGGAATCCCGCTTTCCGTTGAAGTTCCGGCCCCTCCGAAAAAAACAATATTTGAACTTTCCTTAATCCAGGCAGCCAGTTGTTCTGTTGCGTTCATCCTCTCTCCTCCTTTATGAGATCACCCCTGTGAAGAATATTCAGAGATGATTTTTAACTCATCATAATTTTGGATAATTGCATTGGCGTCATGTAAATAGTGGCTTCTCTGGATTTCTGGACAGAAACCAATTCTATAGGACACCCCTGCGTTACGTCCCATCTGCATATCCCCATTGCTGTCACCGATCACCACACCCTCCTCAGGAAGAATATGTAATTCCCGGCAAGCCAGAACCGCAGCCTCTCCATCCGGTTTGCCCAGAGTCACCCGGTCACTGCCAACAATCGATGTAAAATATGACCGGATTCCCATCCACTCCAGATGTTCCTCGGCAGCAGCTGTGCTGTCCGAAGTGACCACTGCCATCGGAATCGATGCTTTCTGGCAGCTCTGCAAAAATGCATTTAATCCAGGCAGTGGTTCGGCCATTTTTCTCTGCCGTACCTCATCCATGGCGACACTGGAAAAATGGCGGATCGTAGTGATTGCTTCGTTCCACGGCATGCCTGCGGCATACAACTGCCCAGCAAGCAAACCGTTGCTCTCGTCCACCGTGGCAATAGCTAATGGCCCTTGAAGATCATATCCGATCAGCTGACCTTCGCGATTGCGGACCGTACCGAGAACTTGCTCACGCTCCACCGTGAACGAGGCACCAAGCTCTGACAGCTGTGATTCCAACTGATTCAGCAAAGACTCCGCCCACGGCCCCCATAGCTGTAAGAAATCCAGCAGCGTTCCATCCTTATCAAAAAGAATACCTCGGCAGGTAACTTGCTTACCACGGATTTGAAGCATAGACATACGTATCACCCCCAGTTCCCATCTGCTATGGATTCGTTCCATTCACCGTTGAAATTGCAGCTTACTTGATTGTATCCAGCCAGCCCACAGTCGTTTTAACCGTTTGAGACAGTTGTTCCTCTTCACTGACCCCAGCTTCGCCGTCACCGCTCTGGTGGCCATAGTCACCAAACTGCGAATGGTTACCACCTTCAATGGTGTAATACACCGTATCTTCTGGCAAATATGCCCGACCATTCTGATACTTTGTTGCATTCACAACTTCGTCATTCGTACCCAAGATGGATAACGCGGGTATCCCCAGTGACTTCACACTGCCTTTTTCATCCGGATAAGATGCGAGGAAAAAGATGCCCTGAAGTGCATCTGGATGGGAAGCAGCATAACGTGCTGCCATTGATCCACCAAGAGAATGCCCTCCCATAACAAATTGTTCATCTGGATAGGCTTTAATAATATCATCTGCGAGATTCTGCTTGATTACCGCCAGATTAAAAGGC
This window of the Paenibacillus marchantiae genome carries:
- a CDS encoding galactokinase, which produces MNINELKQKFIDKYGESGADIRVFHAPGRVNLIGEHIDYNGGYVLPAALEFGTTLIIREREDNKLQLASTNMPYEGTLDTSSIGKEKTGEWTDYPVGVMVELQGKGVKVTKGYDFLYHGEIPNGAGLSSSASLEVLTGFAIQSLEGVNDIDTVQLALLSQKAENEFVGVNCGIMDQFAVANGAEDHAILLMCDTLEYEKVPFRTGAYKLVIGNTNKRRGLVDSAYNERRSQCEQALAILKEQLPALNYLAQLTPEQFVTLQDHIKDEKVRQRAQHVVEENARVLASVDALRDNDLETFGKLMNASHESLRYLYEVSCEELDVMVEEAQRIPGTLGARMTGAGFGGCTVSLVHEDDVERFVSEVGAAYEARTSLKGEFYVCGVGDGVKELKEAK
- the galE gene encoding UDP-glucose 4-epimerase GalE, which translates into the protein MAILVTGGAGYIGSHTVAALLERGEEVVVLDNLQTGHREALLGGKLYEGDLRDKELLAKLFAENSIDAVIHFAANSLVGESMKDPVKYYDNNVFGTLCLLEAMNAANVRRIVFSSTAATYGEPEKVPIEESDRTEPTNVYGETKLMMERMMSWFDKVQEIKYVSLRYFNAAGAHDSGKIGEDHQPESHLIPLVLQTALKQRPHIAVFGDDYATEDGTCVRDYIHVSDLADAHLRAVDYLRKGENSNVFNLGNGQGFSVKQVIETAKKVTGLDIPVVQEPRRAGDPAVLVASSAKARSVLGWNPKWTNLEDVIQSAWSWHQSHPDGYGKN
- the mgrA gene encoding L-glyceraldehyde 3-phosphate reductase, coding for MVYVASDARYETMKYNRVGRSGLKLPAISLGLWHNFGGINNAENGRNMITRSFDLGITHFDLANNYGPPAGSAEQLFGQVLAQDLKPYRDELVISTKAGYYMWPGPYGEWGSRKNLVSSLNQSLKRMGLDYVDIFYSHRYDPETPLEETMMALDHIVRSGKALYVGISNYPAEQTKQAAEILKGLGTPLLIHQPKYSMLDRWIEDGLQDVLDEYGTGSIAFCPLAQGVLTNKYLNGIPEDSRAKGPSVFLNENNISPETLRKVRALNQIAASRGQSLAQFALAWVLRDGKVTSALIGASRPSQIEENVAALSQLEFSSEELERIESILRPEPDHK
- a CDS encoding AraC family transcriptional regulator, producing MTEQRKEGLTGDPIKQIPETSGKSGALSYSVASNPVYYEKGALHVLFAGASQTLPGHALGPKLYDYYLLHYVEKGAGTFRTELHTYELSAGDCFLIQPGQLVSYQSHARNPWQYRWMAFTGSQTAKHIEEAGFRPEKSVFHAGPSCGISDWLSVMQTAFAKRKESSHFTSLGTLYMILAEAQNHLSQGQTLVPGESSIRRTVKQMIQYMSTQYAYPVSIEQMSASLGYNRAYLSRIFKQETGLSPVTYLLKLRIDKSRQLLRERPDLSIEQVSASVGLPDALYFSKQFKRFHGEAPSLYRENILNRPLHQATRQVPPNQR
- a CDS encoding alpha/beta fold hydrolase, giving the protein MRNRYNTGRKKRGIGKFLLVLLALIVIGCGFVAWKLFTPYGPQEVAQTAMETANQVTVTEKDNWIDFVPDKSVGVSVIFYPGGLVKPESYAPLAHELAAAGHHTIIAKMPFNLAVIKQNLADDIIKAYPDEQFVMGGHSLGGSMAARYAASHPDALQGIFFLASYPDEKGSVKSLGIPALSILGTNDEVVNATKYQNGRAYLPEDTVYYTIEGGNHSQFGDYGHQSGDGEAGVSEEEQLSQTVKTTVGWLDTIK
- a CDS encoding HAD family hydrolase; protein product: MSMLQIRGKQVTCRGILFDKDGTLLDFLQLWGPWAESLLNQLESQLSELGASFTVEREQVLGTVRNREGQLIGYDLQGPLAIATVDESNGLLAGQLYAAGMPWNEAITTIRHFSSVAMDEVRQRKMAEPLPGLNAFLQSCQKASIPMAVVTSDSTAAAEEHLEWMGIRSYFTSIVGSDRVTLGKPDGEAAVLACRELHILPEEGVVIGDSNGDMQMGRNAGVSYRIGFCPEIQRSHYLHDANAIIQNYDELKIISEYSSQG
- a CDS encoding NAD-dependent protein deacylase: MNATEQLAAWIKESSNIVFFGGAGTSTESGIPDFRSAAGLYQTEQHSPYPPEELLSRHFFDQHADIFYDFYRGKMLHPNAMPNGCHRLLARLEQEGKLQAVITQNIDGLHQKAGSSNVLELHGSIHRNACMDCKRFYGLDDIITAKDTVPRCTECGGVIKPDVVLYEEELDQTILYRSVDALSSADLLLVGGTSLTVYPAAQLITYFQGKHTVLLNATPTAYDRRADLLITDPIGEVMNKVDQLFG